The sequence below is a genomic window from Sphingobacterium sp. ML3W.
TGGCCATTGCCCACCTTGAGCTTTATGACAGGTAATAGCGAAAGCAAATTTTATTTGCAAAGCATTGTAATAAGGATCTTTTTTAATCGCTTCCAAACGATCTTGTTTTAAGAAGATATCTTCGTAATCTCTGGCTACGGCCTCATATAGTTTTTTTTGATCTTCATAGGGGAGGTTTGGACTGTCGGTATATAGACTGTCTAAAATAACGCGACAAGTAATTGGTTCTTGATTTTGAGTATCCATAAATTCGAATGTGATATCTGCAAAGCGAAATCCGTGCTGCTCATGCACATGGCTGACTTTCCTTATTTTAGCCATATCGCCATTCGCAATAAAACCATTTTCAATGCCATTATCCTGTAACCAAAAATAGTTGTTGCGGACAACCATAATATGGTCACCTCCAGTAATTTCTTCTTCACGAAATAATATTTGGTTTCGGATATGCTGATTATAGAGGTTGGCAGATTTATTTGAGCGACAGATAATCATCGTGTTTTCTATGCCAAATTTATCGTAAGCATAATTAATCCCTTCAATTAAACGTTCTCCTGTCATCCTGTAAATGTCTTTAAATCCACTTGTTATGAATTTAGGAAATGGATAAGTTCCTTCTAATTCCTCAAGGTTTATTTCTTGTCTAATTTTAGTGGCATTAAAAAGAATACCCGAATTTTTTTGTTGTCGCACTACATCAGTCAGTTCAAAACTATAAGGATGAAAGTAAAATTCATTTTCTAAATATGCTGGATTTAATGCCGGACTTTCCCATAAGCCTACTGGTGGTAATTG
It includes:
- a CDS encoding ATP-dependent RecD-like DNA helicase, which encodes MHIKELLIQRFPWTATPQQNDVFELLAVFLNSFRTQDCFVLKGYAGTGKTTIISALVKTLPYIKKKAILLAPTGRAAKVMSHYSGRSALTIHKKIYRKKNAVSFIMDFSLAENLHEDTLFIIDESSMISNESVNMFSKSLLDDLVKYVRSGKNCALMFVGDTAQLPPVGLWESPALNPAYLENEFYFHPYSFELTDVVRQQKNSGILFNATKIRQEINLEELEGTYPFPKFITSGFKDIYRMTGERLIEGINYAYDKFGIENTMIICRSNKSANLYNQHIRNQILFREEEITGGDHIMVVRNNYFWLQDNGIENGFIANGDMAKIRKVSHVHEQHGFRFADITFEFMDTQNQEPITCRVILDSLYTDSPNLPYEDQKKLYEAVARDYEDIFLKQDRLEAIKKDPYYNALQIKFAFAITCHKAQGGQWPAVFVDQGYLTDEMLTTEFLRWLYTGITRATEELFLVNFNEKFFS